The nucleotide window GAGATACATATGATTGTTGCATCTAGCGGGATGCAACAAGTACAGGGTGAGGAGCTGCCTTACCCTGAAAAATCCACAGTGCTTGGTCCCTGTAAAGTGATTCCTCGTGAATTCCCCGGCGTCACTTGCAGCAGTGTCGATGTTTTACTGCCTCAAGCTAAGTCGCAGCGTTTTACTTTGCTGGGCAATGGTGAGCAGGGTCGCGATGGAGAAATCGAAAATCTGGCAGAACGAATATTTGCCGAGGCTCAGGCTCCGGCCACTAATGGAGTGTTTGCCTATCGGAACGATAGTCGCTGGCAACAACACTACGATCACTTGCCAGCGAAGGGGGCAGAAGCTCCGGCATCCCGGGTTAAACAGGGAGGTGTCTATCTGATTACCGGTGGTTTGGGTGGTATTGGCTTTGAAATGGCCAAGTACCTGGCAGTAAATGCCAATGCACGCCTGGTTTTGGTTAACCGCAAGCCCTTGCCTGCGCAGGAAGAGTGGGCTCAATGGCTGACAACACACCCACATGACGATGCAATCAGTGTCGGTATTCGCCGAGTAAAAGAGTTGCAAGGCAGTGGTGCAGAAGTACTTGCGTTGAGTGCGGATGTAACTGATGTAGACGGCATGAGGCGAGTGTTAACAGAAGCCAAAGAGCATTTTGGTTCTATTAATGGCGTGATTCACGCTGCCGGTGTGGTGAAAGACAACCTGATTCCTGTTAAGACTCAAACTGAAATTGAAGACGTCTTTGCGCCCAAGGTTTATGGCACCTTGATATTGGATGAATTATTCCGTGATGAACCATTGGAATTTATGGTGCTGTTTTCTTCCACAAGTACCGCCATTGCGCCAGTTGGACAAACAGATTATGTGGCTGCAAATGCTTTCCTCAATGCCTACGCACAAAGCCGCAATAGTGGTAGCCAATATACGGTTGCCATTAATTGGGGAATCTGGAATGAAGTTGGCATGGCGGCAGCAACCGCTCGGGATATGGGCTTTGCCCCACAAAAGGCGGAGTCGCACAGTGAGTCGGCGAGCCACCCATTATTTGAACAGCGTGTGGCTGTTATTGATGGTGGTCAAGAAACGCAAATTCTTCTCGGCCACTTTTCACCCAAAACCGACTGGTTTCTGGATGAACATCGAACGGCTGATGGTCAGGCTATTCTTCCCGGTACGGCCTACATCGAGCTGGCAAGGGCGGCGTTGGCAGAGTGTGGCGAGCAAGCGCCTTTTGAAATTCGTGAGCTAATGTTTTTTCGGGCTCTTTACATTGCCGATGAAGAGTCTCGCCAAATACGTGTGAAGTTGCAAAAAACTGAGCGCGGTTACCAGTTTGAAGTTCAAAGTGAGCAGACTCAAAGCGATGGGACCAAAGGTTGGCAGCGCCATGCCCAGGGCGCAATTGTTTTTAAATCTGTTATGCAGCCACAATCAGTTGTGCTTGAAGATATTTTGGCTCGCTGTGATTTACAGCCTGGTAACAACAATGCCCCTGCGATACGCAGCCGACAGCAAGATCATTTGGATTTTGGCCCTCGTTGGCATGTGATACGCCAACAGGCTTATGGTGATAACGAAGCTGTAGCACAGTTGAGTCTGGACTCTGAATACAACAGTGACTTAGAGCATTTTAAATTGCATCCAGCCTTGCTGGACTTGGCTACTGGCCACGCCATGGAATTGATTTCCGGCTACGCCAGTGGTGGCAAAGCAGCGAATTTATGGGTGCCAGTTTCCTATGGCAGCTTCCGGTATTTCCGCCCTCTCGGTGACAGTTTATTTAGCTGGGTGCGTACCCCGCGCTCAGTGAGTGTGGATGACGATTTTGCCAGTTTTGACGTCACCTTGCTGGACGCAGCGGGCCAGGTACTGGCGGAAGTATCACAGTTGACCATTAAAAGGCTGGAAGAGAAGGTGGATTTTTCTGCCACAGCGTCGCTGTCCTCTGAAGAATTAGAGTTGGAGCCTGATGCAAGTGCTGCCAGTGAAGTACGCCAGTTGTCTCCTGCAGAGATGGCCTTTCAACACAACCTTTCCCAGGGGATTCTGCCGGCGGAAGGCACTCGGGCACTGTCGAGCATATTGCAGTCGCACAGCGCTCCGCAGGTTATTGTCAGTTCTTTGGATATCGAGGGTTTAGTGGAAGAAGCTGGAGCCGCTGCTGCGTCTTTGCAGGCTGATGGTGATGCGACCAAATTCGCTCGTCCGGACCTCGATAACGACTACGTGGAGGCGAGAGACGAGATTGAGCGCACCCTGGTTGGCTTCTGGGAAGAGCTGCTGGGTGTTGATCAGGTTGGCGTAGAGGACAACTTCTTTGACCTTGGTGGCCACTCTCTGGTAGCCGTGCGACTGTTTTCAAAGATTCAGCAAACCTTCGATTTGGATTATCCGATTTCGGTGTTGTTTGAAGCGCCAACGATTGCCGGTTGTGCGGAGATGATACGACAGGTAATTGGAGATGTGCCTGGCAATGACTCCGCCGAGGCAAGAGAGCCCAAACACCAGACCCGTTATACCCATTTGGTGCCTATGCATTCTGGTAAAGCCGGAGAAAAAACGCCGTTCTTTCTGGTTGCAGGCATGTTCGGCAATGTTCTTAACCTTCGTCACCTGGCACACCTAGTTGGTCAAGATCGGGCCTTTTACGGTTTGCAGGCGCGTGGCCTCTATGGAGACCACGAGCCACATGAAACTTTTGAGGAAATGGCGAGAGATTACATTGCCGAAATGAAAGCGGTGCAACCTCGCGGCCCCTATATGTTGGGTGGATTCTCTGGTGGCGGCATAACAGCATTCGAAATGGCCAGGCAATTGATGGATCAAGGAGAGGAGGTGGAAAAGCTTATCCTCCTTGATACTCCACTGCCTTGGATGCCAGCATTGAGCTCCGTGGATCGCGTGGCTATTCATTGGCAGAAGCTTAAATCCAAAGGACCTGCCTATTTTGCTGAGTGGGCTGTAAGCCGCTACAAATGGGAATTGGATAAGTTCCGGAGGCGTTACGACTCTCCGCAAGAAACGCAAGCCCCTACAGGCGATTTCCAGTCGGAAAGAATCGCCGTCGCATTTTATGAAGCGCTGGATCGCTACGATTTGAAACCCTTGGACCTTGACGTCGTATTGTTCAGGCCCAAACCAGAAAAAGCCTTTGATCTGCCTGGTGGCCGTGTATTGAAATCTGACATGAGATTGGCCATTCATGATAACGGTTGGAACGACTACGTAAAAAGCGTAGAAGTGCATGAAGTGCCTGGAGATCACGACGGTATGGTTTTGGAACCAAGTGTTAGAGTTCTTGCAGCGAAATTTCAACGGTGTCTAGGCGCTTAAAAGTATGATGAAAACTTTTGCTTCAAAAAGGGGCGAGCAATGAAAGTTGCGGTTGTCACTGTAAACTACAAGACCGCCGATATGACGCTTGAGGCTGTAAGTGCAGCAATTGGGGCGCTAGGTCATATTGATGATGAGTGGTCGATAACCATTGTCGATAATGACTCAGGCGACCGCAGCTACGAGAAAATGAAAAACGCTGTCGATCAAAAACGCTCTGATGGATTGGCGGGCTGGGAATCGGTTTCTGTTCTGCAATCCGGAAATAACGGGGGTTTTGGCGCGGGAAATAATTTTGCAATTAAAAAATATCTCGACTCAAAAAACCCGCCTGAGTACTTTTATCTGCTGAACTCTGATGCTTTCCCAGATCCCGATGCTATCCAGAGATTGCTGGATTATATGGATGAAAACCATAAACTTGGAATGGCAGGTAGCTATATTTACGGTGTTGATGGAAAACCACATATTACCGCATTCCGGTTTCCATCTATTTGGGGAGAGCTCGAAGGCGGAGCCTGTCTTGGCATAATTACCAAGCTGCTAAAAAACTATACAGTGCCTATTGGAATTCCAGATCAACCAGCCCAGGTTGATTGGGTTGCGGGGGCCAGCTTGATGATGCGCAGAGAAATGTTGGAAAAGGTGGGTTTGTTTGATGAAACTTTTTTCTTGTATTTTGAAGAAACCGATCTGTGCCGGCAGGCGGCGTTAAAAGGCTGGAAGACTCACTACGTGCCTGCGAGTAAGGTGGCACATATAGGATCTGCATCCACCAAAATTAAAGAGTC belongs to bacterium SCSIO 12696 and includes:
- a CDS encoding SDR family NAD(P)-dependent oxidoreductase codes for the protein MANTEETAGYDIAIVGMALRVPGANTPEAFWNNLRNGVESVEFYDEAELAERGVNPAQLKNPHYIRAGAPLDNMKGFDPEFFGFSPKEAGILDPQHRQFYECAWEALERSGHMPGSDQNAFDGAIGVFAGCGMGAYFAQNILTNQDLLDSVGLFLLRHTGNDKDFLSTRVSYSFDLKGPSVNVQTACSTSSVATHMACQSLISGECDMALAGGVTIELPHRVGYLYKEGEILSPDGHCRAFDHRSKGTIFGSGTGVIVLRRLEDALDDGDHIHAVISASAVNNDGSGKVGYLAPSVEGQAEAINEALAMADLSADDIDYVECHGTGTPVGDPIEVSALTQAFRESSERNGYCGIGSVKTNIGHLDTAAGVAGIIKAALAIEHGEIPPSLNYEAPNPTIDFDSSPFYVNDKLRPWPKKDGLRRAAVNSLGVGGTNAFVLLEQAPEPDPASEPARDCQLLVMSARNRKALDGASEKLANCFQTGANDSLADIAHTLFVGRKPFEHRRVLASGSLAEASRLLQDNDPRRVFTHIADEDDKSVVFMFPGGGAQYLNMGRDLYDTEAVFREHLDKGFELLKQRNGIDLKPLLFVDEADQQQAAIELQKPSIQLPAIFMVEYALAQLWISLGVEPKALIGHSMGENTAACVAGVLSFEDALGLVALRGKLMDGVPEGGMLSVPLSADELRPYLSDERLENKLELACINSPMLSIVSGPVQWLEQLSQILAADDVEAKRVPINIAAHSSMLDGILDAFGDYLKGISLSKPQLPFVSNRTGTWITDEQATSPQYWVEHLRNTVLFAAGIDTLLEQPGRVFLEVGPGNILGSLTRQNSNAPAQRVFSSLRHPDEDVSDDAYFLTVLGRLWAVGVDVDKNSLWPDEHRHRVPLPTYAFQHKDYWIEPGKLADTSQRAFAQLEKIDDFEQWFSQPVWVQQGLMPSSQIEPSTYLVFADDGPVCQPLIARLQNAGHEVVTVREGDAYYQISSTEYRLSPEAGGEGYKALVNDLVASGKVPNRIVHLWLVTQDEVFRPGSSFFHRNQEYGFYSLFFLARALSEQGVADREIHMIVASSGMQQVQGEELPYPEKSTVLGPCKVIPREFPGVTCSSVDVLLPQAKSQRFTLLGNGEQGRDGEIENLAERIFAEAQAPATNGVFAYRNDSRWQQHYDHLPAKGAEAPASRVKQGGVYLITGGLGGIGFEMAKYLAVNANARLVLVNRKPLPAQEEWAQWLTTHPHDDAISVGIRRVKELQGSGAEVLALSADVTDVDGMRRVLTEAKEHFGSINGVIHAAGVVKDNLIPVKTQTEIEDVFAPKVYGTLILDELFRDEPLEFMVLFSSTSTAIAPVGQTDYVAANAFLNAYAQSRNSGSQYTVAINWGIWNEVGMAAATARDMGFAPQKAESHSESASHPLFEQRVAVIDGGQETQILLGHFSPKTDWFLDEHRTADGQAILPGTAYIELARAALAECGEQAPFEIRELMFFRALYIADEESRQIRVKLQKTERGYQFEVQSEQTQSDGTKGWQRHAQGAIVFKSVMQPQSVVLEDILARCDLQPGNNNAPAIRSRQQDHLDFGPRWHVIRQQAYGDNEAVAQLSLDSEYNSDLEHFKLHPALLDLATGHAMELISGYASGGKAANLWVPVSYGSFRYFRPLGDSLFSWVRTPRSVSVDDDFASFDVTLLDAAGQVLAEVSQLTIKRLEEKVDFSATASLSSEELELEPDASAASEVRQLSPAEMAFQHNLSQGILPAEGTRALSSILQSHSAPQVIVSSLDIEGLVEEAGAAAASLQADGDATKFARPDLDNDYVEARDEIERTLVGFWEELLGVDQVGVEDNFFDLGGHSLVAVRLFSKIQQTFDLDYPISVLFEAPTIAGCAEMIRQVIGDVPGNDSAEAREPKHQTRYTHLVPMHSGKAGEKTPFFLVAGMFGNVLNLRHLAHLVGQDRAFYGLQARGLYGDHEPHETFEEMARDYIAEMKAVQPRGPYMLGGFSGGGITAFEMARQLMDQGEEVEKLILLDTPLPWMPALSSVDRVAIHWQKLKSKGPAYFAEWAVSRYKWELDKFRRRYDSPQETQAPTGDFQSERIAVAFYEALDRYDLKPLDLDVVLFRPKPEKAFDLPGGRVLKSDMRLAIHDNGWNDYVKSVEVHEVPGDHDGMVLEPSVRVLAAKFQRCLGA
- a CDS encoding glycosyltransferase family 2 protein, translating into MKVAVVTVNYKTADMTLEAVSAAIGALGHIDDEWSITIVDNDSGDRSYEKMKNAVDQKRSDGLAGWESVSVLQSGNNGGFGAGNNFAIKKYLDSKNPPEYFYLLNSDAFPDPDAIQRLLDYMDENHKLGMAGSYIYGVDGKPHITAFRFPSIWGELEGGACLGIITKLLKNYTVPIGIPDQPAQVDWVAGASLMMRREMLEKVGLFDETFFLYFEETDLCRQAALKGWKTHYVPASKVAHIGSASTKIKESSDDAQEGRANTVRLPSYWFESRTHYFKKNHGKLYTIVATIFRVLGCGIWFCKRLISKDRNHVPPHFVRDLIAHTKV